A genomic stretch from Pseudomonas alkylphenolica includes:
- a CDS encoding NAD(P)H-dependent flavin oxidoreductase has product MSPWPDTRLLDLLGIELPILQAPMAGSTGSAMAIAVSNAGGLGSLPCATLSLEQIRAELQAFKQASDGPLNVNFFCHQPPQPDPARDAAWKLALKPYYEELGADFDAPTPVSNRAPFDDDSCQLIEAFKPAVVSFHFGLPEASLLARVKATGAKVLSSATTVDEAIWLEQHGCDAIIAMGYEAGGHRGMFLSNDLNSQVGTLALVPQIVDAVQVPVIAAGGIGDHRGIVAALALGASAVQLGTAYLFCPEAKVSAAHRQALHSAKESDTALTNLFTGRPARGISTRIMRELGPISALAPHFPLAGGALMPLRAISEPQGNSDFSNLWSGQALRLGQALPAAELTRKLAENALTQLKR; this is encoded by the coding sequence ATGAGCCCATGGCCGGACACCCGTCTTCTCGATCTGCTCGGCATCGAACTGCCGATCCTTCAGGCGCCCATGGCCGGTTCCACCGGCTCGGCCATGGCCATTGCCGTGAGCAATGCCGGCGGCCTGGGCTCGCTTCCTTGTGCAACCTTGAGCCTGGAGCAGATCCGCGCCGAGCTGCAGGCGTTCAAGCAAGCCAGCGACGGCCCGCTCAACGTCAACTTCTTCTGCCACCAGCCACCGCAGCCGGACCCGGCCCGCGATGCGGCCTGGAAGCTGGCGCTCAAGCCCTACTACGAAGAGCTGGGCGCCGACTTTGATGCGCCGACGCCAGTGTCCAACCGCGCACCGTTCGACGATGACAGCTGCCAGCTGATCGAAGCCTTCAAGCCGGCAGTGGTGAGCTTTCACTTCGGCCTGCCGGAGGCAAGCTTGCTGGCACGGGTCAAGGCCACGGGCGCGAAGGTGCTGTCCAGCGCCACCACCGTAGATGAGGCGATCTGGCTGGAGCAGCACGGCTGCGACGCGATCATTGCCATGGGCTATGAGGCCGGCGGGCACCGTGGGATGTTCCTCAGTAACGACCTCAATTCCCAGGTCGGCACCCTGGCGCTGGTGCCGCAAATCGTTGATGCAGTGCAGGTTCCGGTGATTGCCGCTGGCGGCATCGGCGACCATCGCGGCATTGTGGCCGCCCTGGCGCTGGGCGCGTCGGCGGTACAGCTGGGTACCGCGTACCTGTTCTGCCCGGAAGCCAAGGTCTCGGCGGCCCACCGCCAGGCCCTGCACAGCGCCAAAGAGAGCGACACGGCCCTGACCAATCTGTTTACCGGGCGCCCGGCCCGCGGCATCAGCACGCGAATCATGCGTGAACTGGGGCCCATCAGTGCGCTGGCGCCGCACTTCCCGCTGGCCGGCGGTGCGCTGATGCCGTTGCGGGCAATCAGCGAACCTCAGGGTAACAGCGATTTCAGCAACCTCTGGTCAGGCCAGGCGCTGCGCCTGGGGCAAGCCCTGCCGGCCGCCGAACTGACCCGCAAACTGGCTGAAAACGCCCTCACCCAGCTCAAGCGCTAA
- the imuA gene encoding translesion DNA synthesis-associated protein ImuA codes for MGAVLSLEGLLDQQRVWKGRPQAQPQGLQPTGHAALDTALPGGGWPPGALTEVLLSVEGCGELQLLWPSLARLTASAERVVLIAPPFIPYAPAWQAAGVDLQWLTLVETTAADALWAAEQCLRSGSCGAVLCWPHKADDRALRRLQVAAESGQTLAFALRPLQAALNPSPAALRIAIDARPAQWRVLKCRGGLAPALPIACPGRG; via the coding sequence ATGGGTGCGGTGCTCAGCCTCGAGGGCCTGCTCGACCAGCAACGGGTCTGGAAGGGTCGCCCTCAGGCACAGCCCCAGGGCCTGCAGCCCACCGGTCATGCGGCGCTGGATACGGCATTGCCGGGCGGTGGCTGGCCGCCCGGCGCGCTCACCGAGGTGCTGCTCAGCGTCGAGGGCTGCGGCGAGCTGCAATTGCTCTGGCCCAGCCTGGCCCGCCTGACCGCCAGCGCTGAGCGGGTGGTGCTGATTGCTCCGCCGTTTATTCCCTATGCACCGGCCTGGCAGGCGGCGGGGGTCGATCTGCAGTGGCTGACCCTGGTCGAGACGACAGCGGCCGATGCGCTCTGGGCCGCAGAGCAATGCCTGCGTTCAGGTAGTTGTGGCGCTGTGCTGTGCTGGCCGCACAAGGCCGACGACCGCGCCTTGCGCCGTTTGCAGGTAGCTGCCGAAAGTGGCCAGACCCTGGCCTTTGCCTTGCGTCCTCTGCAGGCGGCGTTGAACCCGTCACCGGCGGCGTTGCGCATTGCCATTGATGCCCGCCCAGCCCAGTGGCGGGTACTCAAATGCCGGGGCGGGCTGGCCCCGGCGCTGCCCATTGCCTGCCCCGGGCGAGGCTGA
- a CDS encoding Y-family DNA polymerase produces MLWACILLPQLALDAVLRGRADPDTPLVLLSGPPQRRLLQAVNPAAAALGLRAGQPLTTAQALAGNFTCVDHDPAAIDALQQLLAAWAYQFSSQVSLHYPRVLLLEVESSLGLFGPWPAFEARLRAELSALGFRHRIVLASNPVAARMLANCHDGLALDCPEQTRAALEQLPIERVGLPVEAASAFSRMGLRRLGQVMALPREALARRFAAAVQLHLDRLLGLRPMALTFYLPPDRFDARLELNFDVESHQALLFPLRRLINDLAAFLAGRDSGVQRFTLHLEHAEGVDTCVAVGLLAAERDPLMLFELARGRLEQLQLRAAVRNLRLLAEDLPAFVPQHRELFEPRPQQNQPWEQLRERLRARLGDTAVHSLSAQADHRPECAWRLDNPATLAAAAPAALRPGWLLAEPQALPGVGVQLLTGAERIESGWWDGGDVRRDYYRVQTPTGLYAWAYRNLGEDGPLWLQGWFA; encoded by the coding sequence ATGCTCTGGGCCTGTATCCTGCTGCCGCAGCTGGCGCTCGACGCTGTGCTGCGCGGGCGCGCCGACCCCGACACGCCACTGGTGCTGCTCAGTGGCCCGCCCCAGCGCCGCCTGCTGCAGGCGGTCAACCCGGCAGCGGCGGCCCTCGGTCTGCGTGCCGGGCAGCCGTTGACCACGGCCCAGGCGCTGGCGGGCAATTTCACCTGTGTCGACCATGACCCGGCCGCCATCGACGCCTTGCAGCAGCTGCTCGCCGCCTGGGCTTATCAGTTCAGCTCCCAGGTCAGCCTGCATTACCCGCGGGTACTGTTGCTGGAAGTCGAATCCAGCCTCGGCCTGTTCGGCCCCTGGCCTGCCTTCGAGGCGCGGTTGCGCGCGGAGCTGAGCGCCCTGGGGTTTCGTCACCGCATCGTCCTGGCCAGCAACCCGGTGGCCGCGCGTATGCTCGCCAACTGCCACGATGGCCTGGCGCTCGATTGCCCCGAGCAGACCCGCGCTGCCCTTGAGCAATTACCTATCGAACGGGTCGGTTTGCCCGTGGAGGCGGCGAGCGCCTTCAGCCGTATGGGCCTGCGCCGGCTCGGCCAGGTCATGGCGCTGCCCCGCGAGGCTCTGGCCCGGCGTTTTGCCGCGGCGGTGCAACTGCACCTGGACCGCCTGCTGGGCTTGCGGCCCATGGCGTTGACGTTCTACCTGCCGCCGGACCGCTTCGATGCCCGTTTGGAGCTGAACTTCGATGTCGAGTCGCACCAGGCCTTGCTCTTTCCGCTGCGCCGTCTGATCAACGATCTGGCCGCGTTCCTGGCGGGCCGTGACAGTGGTGTGCAGCGTTTTACCCTGCACCTGGAACACGCCGAGGGCGTCGACACCTGTGTGGCTGTTGGTCTGCTGGCCGCCGAGCGTGACCCGCTGATGCTGTTCGAGCTGGCCCGTGGGCGCCTTGAGCAACTGCAACTGAGGGCCGCGGTACGCAACCTGCGCTTGCTGGCTGAAGACCTGCCGGCCTTTGTCCCGCAGCATCGCGAGCTGTTCGAGCCACGCCCGCAGCAGAACCAGCCCTGGGAACAACTGCGCGAACGCCTGCGCGCGCGTCTGGGCGACACGGCGGTGCATAGCCTGTCGGCCCAGGCCGATCATCGCCCGGAATGCGCCTGGCGCCTGGATAATCCGGCCACCCTGGCAGCGGCCGCTCCGGCAGCGCTGCGTCCGGGCTGGCTGCTGGCTGAGCCCCAGGCCCTACCGGGCGTGGGCGTGCAACTGCTGACCGGCGCCGAGCGGATCGAGTCCGGTTGGTGGGATGGTGGCGATGTGCGCCGCGACTACTACCGGGTGCAGACCCCCACCGGGCTGTATGCCTGGGCCTACCGCAACCTCGGTGAAGACGGGCCGTTGTGGCTGCAGGGCTGGTTTGCATGA
- a CDS encoding DUF1883 domain-containing protein codes for MKFVHQREHLNEDDIVVIECSQRCNIRLMNDANFRSFKNGGRHTYHGGAFVDFPAKITVPSTGFWNITIDTVGPRALSAVTKPTFTHKIKFIRRSSSKLR; via the coding sequence ATGAAATTCGTACACCAGCGCGAACACCTCAACGAAGACGACATCGTCGTCATCGAGTGTTCCCAGCGCTGCAACATCCGCCTGATGAACGACGCCAACTTCCGCAGCTTCAAGAATGGCGGGCGCCACACCTATCACGGCGGCGCTTTCGTCGATTTCCCGGCGAAGATCACTGTGCCCAGCACCGGCTTCTGGAACATCACCATCGATACCGTTGGTCCGCGTGCGTTGTCGGCAGTGACCAAGCCGACCTTCACCCACAAGATCAAATTCATCCGCCGTTCGTCGTCGAAGCTGAGATAA
- a CDS encoding error-prone DNA polymerase, giving the protein MAAGLVCMNTPVAYAELHCLSNFSFQRGASSAQELFRRARQQGYQALAITDECTLAGIVRAWQAARAVELPLIVGSEVRLDDGPKLVLLAENLPGYQHLCRLITLGRRRAQKGAYQLLREDFDTPLEGLLALWLPDEDEQDLAVGHWLRERFAERLWLAVELHRGADDGLRLQQLLALAASLELPAVAAGDVHMHARGRRALQDSMTAIRHHCTVAEAGQRLFANGERHLRPLPQLAELYPQALLDETLRIAARCRFDLSQMRYQYPRELVPAGQTASAWLRHLCEQGQRWRWPNGVEEKARQALEHELELIAELNYESYFLTVHDIVKFARSQGILCQGRGSAANSVVCFVLGITELDPMRSHLLFERFLSRERDEPPDIDVDFEHERREEVLQYVFNRYGRHRAALTAVASTYHAAGAVRDIARVLGLPVAQINALADCCGRWSDRLPPPEQLREAGFDPDSPLLRRVLALTGELIGFPRHLSQHPGGFVISEQPLDTLVPVENAAMEGRTVIQWDKDDLDLVGLLKVDILALGMLSALRRCFDLLYRHRGRELSLAQIPADCAATYEMIGRADTIGVFQIESRAQMAMLPRLKPENFYDLVIEVAIVRPGPIQGDMVHPYLRRRQKLEEVTYPSPALEKVFKRTLGVPLFQEQVMELAMVAGGYSAGEADQLRRAMAAWKRHGGLEPHRERLISGMLGNGYSREFAERIFEQIKGFGSYGFPESHAASFALLTYASCWLKCHEPAIYACALINSWPMGFYSPDQILQDARRHRIEIRPVDVCHSDWDCSLEPGAGQALAIRLGLRQIRGFRQDDARRIEQARSAAAWRDVSDLCLRAQLDARARELLADAGALRGLASDRYRARWSVAAVQAQLPLFAGVDAPEEAPVSLPQPSIGEDMFADYASVGTTLGPHPLTLLRRRLDVLGCRSSQALESAEHGDKVSVAGLVTGRQRPQTASGVTFVTLEDEFGNVNVVVWRDLAERQRRALVGSQLLRVSGRLECESGVRHLIARRLEDLSPLLQGLDVRSRDFR; this is encoded by the coding sequence GTGGCTGCAGGGCTGGTTTGCATGAACACGCCAGTGGCTTACGCCGAACTGCATTGCCTGTCGAACTTCAGTTTCCAGCGCGGTGCCTCCAGCGCCCAGGAGTTGTTCCGCCGCGCCCGCCAGCAGGGCTACCAGGCCCTGGCCATCACCGACGAGTGCACCCTGGCCGGAATCGTCCGGGCCTGGCAGGCGGCGAGGGCGGTGGAGCTGCCATTGATCGTCGGCAGTGAAGTACGCCTGGATGATGGGCCCAAGCTGGTGTTACTGGCGGAAAATCTGCCCGGTTACCAGCACCTGTGCCGGCTTATCACCCTGGGCCGGCGACGGGCGCAGAAGGGCGCCTATCAGCTGCTGCGTGAGGACTTCGATACCCCGCTGGAGGGACTGTTGGCCCTGTGGCTGCCGGATGAAGACGAGCAGGACCTGGCTGTCGGCCACTGGTTGCGTGAGCGCTTCGCCGAGCGCCTGTGGCTGGCGGTCGAGCTGCACCGTGGCGCCGACGATGGGCTGCGTCTGCAACAGTTGCTGGCTCTGGCCGCGTCCCTGGAACTTCCCGCTGTAGCGGCGGGCGACGTGCACATGCATGCCCGAGGGCGGCGTGCCTTGCAGGACAGCATGACGGCGATCCGTCATCACTGCACCGTGGCCGAGGCCGGGCAACGCCTGTTCGCCAACGGCGAGCGTCATTTGCGTCCACTGCCGCAACTGGCCGAGCTGTATCCGCAGGCGTTGCTCGATGAAACCCTGCGCATCGCCGCCCGCTGCCGCTTCGACCTGAGCCAGATGCGCTACCAGTACCCCCGCGAGCTGGTGCCCGCCGGGCAGACGGCCAGCGCCTGGTTGCGCCATTTGTGCGAACAGGGGCAGCGCTGGCGCTGGCCCAACGGTGTCGAAGAGAAAGCCCGCCAGGCGCTGGAACACGAACTTGAGCTGATTGCCGAGCTGAACTACGAGAGCTATTTCCTCACCGTTCACGACATCGTCAAGTTTGCCCGCAGCCAGGGCATTCTCTGTCAGGGCCGTGGCTCGGCGGCCAACTCGGTGGTGTGTTTCGTGCTGGGCATCACCGAGCTGGACCCGATGCGCAGCCACCTGTTGTTCGAGCGTTTTCTGTCGCGCGAGCGCGATGAGCCCCCGGATATCGATGTCGATTTCGAACACGAGCGCCGTGAAGAAGTCCTGCAGTACGTATTCAACCGTTACGGCCGTCACCGCGCGGCGTTGACCGCTGTGGCCAGTACCTACCATGCTGCCGGCGCGGTGCGCGATATCGCCCGGGTGCTGGGCTTGCCGGTGGCGCAGATCAACGCGCTGGCTGACTGTTGCGGACGCTGGAGCGATCGCTTGCCGCCGCCGGAGCAACTGCGTGAAGCCGGTTTCGATCCCGACAGCCCGTTGCTGCGCCGGGTGCTGGCGTTGACCGGCGAATTGATCGGCTTTCCCCGTCACCTGTCCCAGCATCCGGGCGGTTTCGTGATTTCCGAGCAGCCGCTGGACACCCTGGTGCCGGTGGAGAACGCCGCGATGGAGGGGCGTACGGTCATCCAGTGGGACAAGGACGACCTCGACCTGGTCGGCCTGCTCAAGGTCGATATCCTTGCCTTGGGCATGCTCAGTGCCTTGCGCCGTTGTTTTGACCTGTTGTACCGCCATCGCGGCCGTGAACTGAGCCTGGCGCAGATCCCCGCCGATTGCGCGGCCACCTATGAAATGATCGGCCGCGCCGACACCATCGGTGTGTTCCAGATCGAGTCGCGGGCGCAGATGGCCATGCTGCCGCGGCTCAAACCAGAGAACTTCTACGATCTGGTGATCGAAGTGGCGATCGTTCGCCCCGGGCCGATCCAGGGTGACATGGTCCATCCTTACTTGCGCAGGCGCCAGAAGCTGGAAGAGGTGACCTATCCATCGCCGGCGCTGGAAAAAGTCTTCAAACGCACCCTCGGCGTGCCGCTGTTCCAGGAGCAGGTGATGGAGCTGGCCATGGTCGCGGGCGGCTATTCGGCGGGCGAGGCTGATCAGTTGCGGCGGGCCATGGCTGCCTGGAAACGTCATGGCGGCCTGGAACCACACCGCGAACGACTGATCAGCGGCATGCTCGGCAATGGCTACAGCCGCGAATTCGCCGAGCGGATCTTTGAGCAGATCAAGGGCTTTGGCAGTTATGGCTTTCCCGAGTCCCACGCCGCCAGTTTCGCCTTGCTGACCTACGCCAGTTGCTGGCTCAAGTGCCATGAACCGGCGATCTATGCCTGTGCGTTGATCAACAGCTGGCCGATGGGCTTCTACAGTCCCGACCAGATTCTTCAGGATGCCCGCCGTCACCGCATCGAGATCCGTCCGGTGGATGTCTGCCACAGCGATTGGGACTGCAGCCTGGAGCCGGGGGCAGGGCAGGCGCTGGCCATTCGCCTGGGGTTGCGGCAGATTCGCGGCTTTCGCCAGGACGATGCCCGGCGTATCGAACAGGCCCGGAGCGCGGCTGCCTGGCGTGATGTCAGTGACCTCTGCCTGCGTGCGCAACTCGATGCCCGGGCGCGCGAACTGCTGGCCGATGCCGGTGCCCTGCGCGGGCTGGCCAGCGACCGTTACCGGGCGCGCTGGAGCGTGGCAGCGGTGCAGGCGCAGTTGCCGTTGTTCGCCGGGGTCGATGCTCCTGAGGAGGCGCCTGTGAGCCTGCCGCAGCCGTCGATCGGCGAGGATATGTTCGCCGACTATGCCAGTGTCGGCACCACCCTGGGCCCGCATCCGCTGACCTTGTTGCGCCGCCGTCTCGACGTGCTGGGCTGTCGCAGTTCACAGGCACTGGAGAGCGCCGAACATGGTGACAAGGTCAGCGTGGCGGGGCTGGTGACCGGCCGCCAGCGCCCGCAGACCGCCAGCGGCGTCACCTTCGTCACCCTTGAGGATGAGTTCGGTAATGTCAACGTGGTGGTCTGGCGCGACCTGGCCGAGCGCCAGCGCCGGGCCCTGGTCGGCTCACAATTGTTACGGGTGAGCGGACGGCTTGAGTGTGAAAGCGGGGTACGCCACCTGATTGCTCGGCGCCTGGAAGACCTCAGCCCGCTGTTGCAAGGGCTGGATGTGCGCAGTCGGGATTTTCGTTAA
- a CDS encoding CoA transferase subunit A, with protein sequence MAGLDKRVATYEQALEGLTDNMTVLAGGFGLCGIPENLINEIKRRGVKGLTVVSNNCGVDGFGLGVLLEDHQIRKMVASYVGENAEFERQLLSGELEVELTPQGTLAEKMRAGGAGIPAFFTATGYGTPVAEGKEVREFNGRKYIMEEAITGDFAIVKGWKADHYGNVVYRNTAQNFNPLAATAGKITVVEVEEIVEPGVLLPTEIHTPGIYVDRVIVGTFEKRIEKRTLKA encoded by the coding sequence ATGGCCGGACTGGACAAGCGCGTAGCAACCTATGAACAGGCTCTTGAAGGCCTGACCGACAACATGACGGTACTGGCCGGTGGTTTCGGCCTGTGCGGCATCCCGGAAAACCTCATCAACGAGATCAAGCGCCGTGGCGTCAAGGGCCTGACCGTGGTCTCGAACAACTGCGGCGTCGACGGCTTTGGCCTGGGTGTGCTGCTTGAGGACCACCAGATTCGCAAGATGGTCGCCTCCTATGTCGGCGAGAACGCCGAATTCGAGCGCCAGCTGCTCAGCGGCGAGCTGGAGGTCGAACTGACACCGCAAGGCACCCTGGCCGAGAAAATGCGCGCTGGCGGCGCCGGCATCCCGGCGTTCTTCACCGCCACCGGCTACGGCACTCCGGTTGCCGAAGGCAAGGAAGTACGCGAGTTCAATGGCCGCAAGTACATTATGGAAGAAGCCATCACCGGCGACTTCGCCATTGTCAAAGGCTGGAAGGCCGACCACTACGGCAACGTGGTGTACCGCAACACCGCGCAGAACTTCAACCCGCTGGCCGCGACCGCCGGCAAGATCACCGTGGTCGAGGTCGAAGAGATCGTCGAGCCGGGTGTCCTGCTGCCTACCGAGATCCATACCCCGGGTATCTACGTCGACCGGGTGATTGTCGGCACCTTCGAGAAGCGTATCGAAAAACGCACCCTCAAAGCCTGA
- a CDS encoding aldo/keto reductase: protein MRTVKLADKDVPTIGQGTWYMGEDPGQRSREVAALQQGIELGLTLIDTAEMYAEGGAEHVVGQAIAGRRDQVFVVSKVYPHNASRNGIPAACERSLKRLGTDYIDLYLLHWRGQYPLEETVEAFERLREAGKIGRWGVSNFDTDDLRELHNPDCATNQVLYNPAQRGIEFDLLPWSHKRQMPTMAYCPLAQAGRLLKHPTLNEIAERHGATPAQVSLAWVTRQDDVIAIPKAVDPEHVRLNAAAASLTLNSEDLRAIDRAFPVPTRKQPLAMV from the coding sequence ATGCGTACAGTGAAGCTTGCCGACAAAGATGTTCCGACCATCGGCCAGGGTACCTGGTACATGGGCGAAGACCCGGGCCAGCGTAGCCGCGAAGTAGCAGCGCTGCAGCAAGGTATTGAGCTGGGCCTGACACTGATCGATACAGCCGAGATGTATGCCGAAGGCGGTGCTGAACACGTGGTCGGCCAGGCCATCGCCGGGCGTCGTGATCAGGTCTTCGTGGTCAGCAAGGTGTACCCGCACAACGCCAGCCGCAACGGCATCCCGGCAGCCTGCGAGCGCAGCCTCAAGCGTCTGGGCACTGACTATATCGACCTGTACCTGTTGCACTGGCGCGGCCAGTATCCGCTGGAGGAAACCGTCGAGGCCTTCGAACGCTTGCGTGAAGCGGGCAAGATCGGCCGCTGGGGCGTATCAAACTTCGACACCGACGACTTGCGCGAGCTGCACAACCCCGACTGCGCCACCAACCAGGTCCTGTACAACCCTGCCCAGCGCGGCATTGAGTTCGACCTGTTGCCCTGGAGCCACAAACGCCAGATGCCGACCATGGCCTACTGCCCGCTGGCTCAGGCCGGGCGTTTGCTCAAGCACCCGACCCTGAATGAGATTGCCGAGCGCCATGGTGCCACCCCGGCCCAGGTCAGCCTGGCCTGGGTGACGCGTCAGGACGATGTGATTGCCATCCCCAAGGCAGTGGATCCGGAACATGTGCGGCTGAATGCGGCGGCGGCCAGCCTGACCCTTAATAGCGAAGACTTGCGCGCTATTGACCGGGCCTTTCCGGTGCCGACGCGCAAACAGCCGCTGGCGATGGTTTGA
- a CDS encoding LysR family transcriptional regulator — MNVKQLRAFVTVAKYQSFAQAGEHLHLSQPALSLTIKALEDNLGGALLSRTTRSVSLTPEGEVLLPLARQLLADWDNTEELLRQRFTLQLGRVSIAAMPAFAGNLLPAVLKVFRQRYPRVNVTVHDVINEQVLELVRHRRVELGIGIEPEASAPMLFKPLYLDRFVAVVPTDSPLAQQAQVSWRELLAEDFIALQRPSAVRLLLEQALAAEHGKLAVAFESHQLSTIGRMVANGLGVSAVPALCIGQMQELGARCVPLVEPIIERRIGVSLLADHKLSAAAQALLDVLQEQARPQEMTCVQ; from the coding sequence ATGAACGTCAAGCAGTTGCGCGCCTTTGTCACCGTTGCCAAATACCAGAGCTTTGCCCAGGCCGGCGAGCACCTGCATCTGTCGCAACCGGCCCTGAGCCTGACCATCAAGGCCCTGGAGGACAACCTCGGCGGCGCCCTGCTCAGCCGCACCACCCGCAGTGTCAGCCTGACCCCGGAGGGCGAAGTACTGCTGCCCCTGGCCCGGCAGTTGCTGGCCGACTGGGACAATACCGAAGAACTGTTGCGCCAGCGCTTCACTCTCCAGCTGGGGCGAGTGTCGATTGCCGCCATGCCGGCCTTTGCCGGCAACCTGCTACCGGCGGTGTTGAAGGTGTTTCGCCAGCGCTACCCGCGGGTCAATGTCACGGTGCATGACGTGATCAACGAGCAGGTGCTGGAACTGGTACGCCATCGCCGCGTCGAGCTGGGCATCGGTATCGAGCCCGAGGCCAGCGCGCCGATGCTGTTCAAGCCGCTGTACCTGGACCGTTTCGTCGCGGTAGTGCCCACTGATTCACCTTTGGCACAGCAAGCCCAGGTCAGCTGGCGCGAGTTGCTGGCGGAAGACTTCATCGCCCTGCAGCGGCCTTCGGCGGTGCGCTTGCTGCTGGAGCAGGCCCTGGCGGCCGAGCATGGCAAGCTGGCGGTGGCCTTCGAAAGCCATCAGCTGTCGACCATCGGCCGCATGGTTGCCAACGGCCTGGGCGTCAGCGCCGTACCGGCCTTGTGCATCGGCCAGATGCAGGAGCTCGGCGCCCGCTGCGTGCCACTGGTCGAGCCGATCATCGAACGACGCATTGGCGTCTCCCTACTGGCTGACCATAAACTCTCTGCGGCAGCTCAGGCGCTGCTCGATGTATTACAAGAACAAGCCCGCCCCCAGGAGATGACATGCGTACAGTGA
- the lexA gene encoding transcriptional repressor LexA, giving the protein MNRLSPKRSAILTFIRERIADHGQPPSLADIATAFGFASRSVARKHIQALAEAGFIEVTRNQARGIRLAGALRRPEVLEIPVLGQVAAGRPIGPDVDIHEQLMLDAQLFSRSPDYLLKVRGDSMLDDGILDGDLVGIKQQAEARDGQIIVARLDGEVTIKRFERVSAQQYRLLPRNPAYAPIEVGPGQDFVIEGVFCGLVRRG; this is encoded by the coding sequence ATGAACAGATTATCGCCCAAACGCAGCGCCATCCTCACTTTCATCCGTGAGCGGATTGCCGATCATGGCCAGCCGCCGAGCCTGGCCGACATCGCCACAGCCTTCGGCTTTGCCTCGCGCAGTGTGGCGCGCAAGCATATCCAGGCCCTGGCCGAGGCCGGTTTCATCGAGGTCACCCGCAACCAGGCCCGGGGCATTCGCCTGGCCGGGGCTCTGCGTCGGCCCGAGGTCCTGGAAATTCCGGTGCTGGGCCAGGTGGCCGCAGGGCGGCCCATCGGCCCGGACGTTGATATCCACGAGCAGCTCATGCTCGACGCCCAGCTGTTCAGCCGTTCGCCGGACTACCTGCTCAAGGTACGTGGCGACTCGATGCTCGATGACGGCATCCTCGACGGCGACCTGGTTGGCATCAAGCAGCAGGCAGAAGCCCGTGACGGGCAGATCATCGTCGCCCGCCTCGATGGTGAGGTGACCATCAAGCGTTTCGAGCGGGTCAGTGCCCAGCAGTACCGTCTGCTGCCACGCAACCCGGCCTATGCGCCGATCGAGGTCGGTCCTGGCCAGGACTTTGTCATCGAGGGCGTGTTCTGCGGCCTGGTGAGGCGCGGCTGA
- a CDS encoding HAD family hydrolase, whose amino-acid sequence MLEALLFDLDGTLTDTDKLHLLAMQQLLQEEGRVLTEAEFDAHVSGRANADLCRYLFPERSVAEHQVFADRKEARFRALSPTLQPTAGLVRLLEHAEQTGIGMAVVTNAPRANAVHMLNAMGLGERFKHVLVAEELPRAKPDPLPYLTGLQCLQARASHALAFEDSVPGVTAASRAGIFTVGLSTSQAPEALLAAGAQLVVADFEDPRLWALIGQMSGVTI is encoded by the coding sequence ATGCTTGAAGCCTTGCTGTTCGATCTCGACGGTACCCTGACCGATACCGACAAACTCCACCTGCTGGCCATGCAACAGCTCTTGCAGGAAGAAGGCCGGGTGTTGACCGAGGCGGAGTTCGATGCTCACGTCAGCGGTCGGGCCAACGCTGATCTGTGCCGCTACCTGTTCCCCGAGCGGTCAGTGGCCGAGCACCAGGTTTTTGCTGATCGCAAGGAGGCGCGTTTTCGCGCACTGTCACCAACGCTGCAGCCCACCGCCGGGCTGGTCCGCTTGCTCGAGCATGCCGAACAGACAGGCATCGGCATGGCCGTGGTGACCAATGCGCCCCGGGCCAACGCCGTGCATATGCTCAATGCCATGGGCCTGGGCGAGCGTTTCAAGCATGTGCTGGTGGCTGAAGAGCTGCCGCGGGCGAAACCGGATCCACTGCCCTACCTCACCGGCCTTCAATGCCTGCAGGCGCGGGCCAGTCATGCCCTGGCGTTCGAGGACTCGGTGCCCGGGGTGACGGCAGCCAGCCGTGCCGGAATCTTTACCGTTGGTCTGTCCACCAGTCAGGCGCCCGAAGCCCTGCTCGCGGCCGGAGCGCAGCTGGTAGTGGCGGATTTCGAGGATCCGCGGTTGTGGGCGCTGATTGGACAAATGAGTGGGGTAACTATCTGA